Proteins from a single region of Urocitellus parryii isolate mUroPar1 chromosome 4, mUroPar1.hap1, whole genome shotgun sequence:
- the Robo4 gene encoding roundabout homolog 4 isoform X2 gives MSCKASGQPPPTIRWLQNGQPLSMTSPDLHHLLPDGTLLLLRPPARGHTYDDQALTTVLGVYTCEASNELGTAVSRGARLSVAVLQEDFQIQPRDKVAVVGEQVILECGPPWGYPKPSVSWWKDGKPLVLQPGRHTMSKGSLLVARAEKSDTGTYMCVANNNAGQRESRAARVSVQESQDHKEPLELLAVRIQLENVTLLNPDPEKSPKSGPVVWLSWKVSGPAAPAQSYTALFRTQTASGGQAVPWAEELLVGWQSAELGGLHWGQDYEFKVRPSSGRARGPDSNVLLLRLPEQVPSAPPQEVTLKPGNGSILVSWVPPPAENHNGVIRGYQVCSVGNTSLPTVNWTVVGEQTQLEITTRIPGFYCVQVAAVTGAGAGKPSTPVCLLLEQTSERSAREPSKHGLWTLEQLRATLRRPEVIASGGVLLWLMLLGTAVCIYRRRQAGVHLGPGLYRYTSEDAILKHRMDHSDSPWLADTWRSTSGSRDLSSSSSLNSRLGVDPRDPLDCRRSLISWDPRSPGVPLLPDTSTFYGSLIAELPSSPPAQPSPQAPAARRLPPQLAQTSNPWPSSDSLCSRRGLSSPRLSLAATEAWKAKKKQELHQANSSPLLRGSCSTELWARELGNRGSKNLSQNTGAVPRALVAWRALGPQLLRNSNDLMTRPLPPTPLSPRGTLTQTQQTQHLVEPQAPSAPLPAAPLSIRTPSRPPSPQASSLSGPSPASSHLSSSSLSSLGEDQDSVLTPEEVALCLELSEGEETPRNSVSPMPRAPSPPTTYGYISIPTASGLADMGRAGVGVESEAGGLLCPPRPCPTPTPSEGSLVNGWGSASEDNAPSARASLVSSSDGSFLADAHFARALAVAVDSFGFGLEPRETDCVFTDASSPPSPRDDLFLTSTLSLPLWEWRPDWLEDEEINHARRLGRGLPPWPPDSGISCQRSQLSCPVPKDSNSS, from the exons TCCAGCCTCGAGACAAGGTGGCTGTGGTGGGGGAGCAAGTTATTCTGGAGTGTGGACCACCCTGGGGCTACCCAAAGCCCTCAGTTTCATGGTGGAAAGATGGGAAACCCCTAGTTCTGCAGCCAGGGAGGCACACG ATGTCCAAGGGTTCTCTGCTGGTGGCAAGAGCAGAGAAGAGCGATACAGGGACCTATATGTGTGTGGCCAACAACAATGCAGGACAACGGGAGAGCCGGGCAGCCAGGGTATCTGTCCAGG AGTCCCAGGACCACAAGGAACCTCTGGAACTTTTGGCTGTGCGCATTCAGCTAGAAAATGTGACCCTGCTGAACCCAGATCCTGAGAAGAGTCCCAAATCAGGGCCTGTTGTCTGGCTCAGCTGGAAG GTGAGTGGTCCAGCTGCACCTGCTCAGTCCTACACAGCCTTGTTCCGGACCCAGACTGCCTCAGGAGGCCAGGCAGTTCCATGGGCAGAGGAGCTGCTGGTTGGCTGGCAGAGTGCAGAGCTTGGGGGCCTCCACTGGGGCCAAGACTACGAGTTCAAAGTGAGACCATCCTCTGGTCGGGCTCGAGGCCCTGACAGCAATGTGCTGCTCCTGAGGCTGCCAGAACAAG TGCCCAGTGCCCCACCCCAGGAAGTCACCCTAAAACCTGGCAATGGAAGTATCCTTGTGAGCTGGGTCCCACCACCTGCTGAAAACCACAATGGTGTCATCCGTGGATACCAG GTCTGCAGCGTGGGCAATACCTCATTGCCCACAGTCAACTGGACCGTAGTGGGTGAGCAGACCCAGCTGGAGATCACCACCCGAATACCAGGCTTCTACTGTGTGCAAGTGGCTGCAGTcactggtgctggggctgggaaACCCAGTACCCCTGTCTGCCTCCTTTTAG AGCAGACCAGTGAGCGATCTGCCCGAGAACCCAGCAAGCACGGTCTCTGGACCCTGGAGCAGCTGAGGGCCACCTTGAGGCGGCCAGAGGTCATCGCCAGCGGAGGTGTCCTGCTCTGGCTGATGCTGCTGGGCACTGCTGTGTGCATCTACCGCCGGCGCCAAGCTGGTGTGCACCTGGGCCCAG GTCTCTACAGGTACACCAGTGAGGATGCCATCTTAAAACACAG AATGGACCACAGTGACTCCCCCTGGCTGGCAGACACTTGGCGTTCCACTTCTGGCTCTCGGGacctcagcagcagcagcagcctcaaCAGTCGACTGGGAGTAGACCCCCGGGACCCTCTAGACTGTCGGCGCTCCT TGATCTCCTGGGACCCCAGAAGCCCTGGTGTTCCCCTGCTTCCAGACACCAGCACTTTTTATGGCTCTCTCATCGCAGAGCTGCCCTCTAGCCCTCCAGCCCAGCCAAGCCCACAGGCCCCAGCTGCCAGGCGCCTCCCACCCCAGCTGGCCCAGACCTCCAATCCTTGGCCCAGCTCAGACAGCCTCTGCAGCCGCAGGGGACTCTCTTCACCGCGTTTGTCTCTGGCTGCCACAGAGGCTTGGAAGGCCAAAAAGAAGCAGG AGTTGCACCAAGCCAACAGTTCTCCACTGCTCCGGGGCAGCTGTTCCACGGAGCTCTGGGCCCGGGAATTGGGAAATAGAGGTTCCAAGAATCTTTCTCAAAACACAG GAGCTGTGCCCCGAGCTCTGGTGGCCTGGCGGGCCCTGGGACCACAACTTCTCAGGAATTCAAATGATCTGATGACTCGCCCTCTCCCTCCAACACCCCTCTCTCCTCGTGGAACCCTGACTCAGACTCAGCAGACCCA GCACTTGGTGGAGCCCCAAGCTCCGTCTGCCCCGCTGCCAGCAGCCCCCCTCTCCATCCGTACTCCCTCCAggccccccagcccccaggcctctTCCCTCTCTGGTCCCAGTCCAGCTTCCAGTCACCTGTCCAGCTCTTCATTGTCATCACTGGGGGAGGATCAGGACAGTGTGCTGACCCCTGAGGAGGTGGCCCTTTGCCTGGAACTCAGTGAGGGTGAGGAGACGCCCCG GAACAGTGTCTCTCCAATGCCAAGGGCTCCTTCACCCCCCACAACCTATGGATACATCAGCATCCCGACGGCCTCAGGGCTAGCAGACATGGGCAGGGCTGGGGTAGGAgtggagtctgaggcagggggCTTGTTGTGCCCACCTCGGCCctgtcccacccccacccccagtgagGGCTCTCTGGTCAATGGTTGGGGCTCAGCCTCTGAGGATAATGCCCCCAGTGCCAGAGCCAGCCTTGTCAGCTCCTCTGACGGCTCCTTCCTCGCTGATGCCCACTTTGCCCGTGCGCTGGCAGTAGCTGTGGATAGCTTTGGTTTTGGTCTGGAGCCCAGAGAGACAGACTGCGTCTTCACTG ATGCCTCATCACCGCCCTCCCCACGGGATGACCTCTTCCTGACCTccaccctctccctgcccctgtgGGAGTGGAGGCCCGACTGGCTGGAGGATGAGGAGATCAACCATGCCCGACGGCTGGGAAGGGGGCTGCCTCCCTGGCCCCCTGACTCTGGGATCTCTTGCCAGCGAAGTCAGCTGAGCTGTCCTGTTCCCAAGGATAGCA ATTCCTCCTGA